In one Vicugna pacos chromosome 22, VicPac4, whole genome shotgun sequence genomic region, the following are encoded:
- the YJEFN3 gene encoding yjeF N-terminal domain-containing protein 3 — protein MSSAAGPDLAEASEERRFLSTAEAAALERELLEDYRFGRQQLVEWCGHASAVAVTKVFPLPAVSRKQRTVLVVCGPEQNGAVGLVCARHLRVFEYEPTIFYPTRSLDPLHRDLTTQCEKMDIPFLSYLPMEVQLINNAYRLVVDAVLGPGVEPGEVGGPCTRALATLKLLSIPLVSLDIPSGWDPETGGDAEDGLRPDVLVSLAAPKRCAGRFSGRHHFVAGRFVPDDVRRKFALRLPGYTGTDCVAAL, from the exons ATGAGCAGCGCAGCTGGTCCAGACCTAGCGGAGGCCTCAGAGGAGCGGCGTTTCCTCAG CACGGCGGAGGCAGCCGCCCTGGAGCGGGAGCTGCTGGAGGATTATCGCTTTGGGCGGCAGCAGTTGGTGGAGTGGTGCGGCCATGCTAGTGCGGTGGCTGTGACCAAG GTGTTCCCTTTGCCTGCTGTCTCCCGGAAGCAGAGGACAGTGCTGGTGGTGTGCGGCCCAGAGCAGAatggggcagtggggctggtTTGTGCCCGGCACCTGCGGGTGTTT GAGTACGAACCAACAATCTTCTACCCTACACGCTCCCTGGACCCACTGCACCGGGACCTGACTACTCAGTGTGAGAAGATGGACATCCCCTTCCTGTCCTATCTGCCCATGGAG GTCCAGCTCATCAACAACGCCTACAGGCTGGTGGTGGATGCCGTGCTGGGCCCCGGTGTGGAGCCAGGCGAGGTCGGGGGCCCCTGCACACGTGCCCTGGCCACACTCAAGCTACTGTCCATCCCCCTTGTGAGCCTGGACATTCCCTCAG GCTGGGACCCAGAGACCGGCGGCGACGCCGAGGACGGGCTCCGGCCCGACGTGCTCGTGTCGCTCGCGGCTCCCAAGCGCTGCGCCGGCCGCTTCTCCGGGCGCCACCACTTCGTGGCCGGCAGGTTCGTGCCCGATGACGTGCGCCGAAAGTTCGCTCTGCGCCTGCCGGGCTACACGGGCACCGACTGCGTCGCTGCGCTTTGA
- the CILP2 gene encoding cartilage intermediate layer protein 2 isoform X2 codes for MASLPTLLCLCVAAAHLAGARGTTTEEPTVTAWGLEGSSLRPGQPSPALEDWEEASEWTSWFNVDHPGGDGDFESLAAIRFYYGPARVCPRPLALEARTTDWALPSAVGERVHLNPTRGFWCLNREQPRGRSCSNYHVRFRCPLEATWGAWGPWGPCSGSCGPGRRLRRRRCSSPAGDACPGRPLEAQKCVRPQCPGCGPNTCGCPDHILLGSVVTPSGRPLPGARVSLRDWPGVVATSDAQGTFQMPGVCASSRANVSAQMDGFSAGVAQAQANSSLSAVVTVVLDKLEKPYLVKHPESRVREVGQNVTFCCKASGTPMPKKYSWFHNGTLLDRRTHRYGAHLELHGLHPDQAGTYHCKAWNDAGAVRSGTARLTVLAPGQPACNPQPREHFIKLPDECTQPGGSPAYLDVGLCPDTLCPSPAGSGPRCGDTGSRCCSVRRLESRKIHCSGSLLPVKIVAECGCQKCLPPRGLIRGRVVAADSREPLRFAQILLGREPIGFTSYQGDFTIEVPPSTQRLVITFVDPRGQFVDTVRVLPFDPRGAGVYHEVKAMRKKAPVILDASQSNTISLGELEDEDPLGELVIPPGAFRRADGEPYSGPVEARVTFVDPRDLTSAAAAPSDLRFVDSDGELAPLRTYGMFSVDLRAAGSGEQLQTGPVAVRVAASQIRMAGHVEALKLWSLNPDTGLWEEESGFQRERSAAPRVRREERVFLVGNVEIRERRLFNLDVPERRRCFVKVRAYANDKFTPNEQVEGVVVTLVNLEPAPGYSANPRSWGRFDSAVTGPNGACLPAFCDADRPDAYTALVTATLGGEELEPAPSRPRPLAATVGVTQPYLDRLGYRRTDHDDPSFKRNGFRINLAKPRSGDAAEANGPVYPWRSLRECQEAPVTASHFRFSRVEADKYEYNVVPFREGAPASWTGDLLSWWPNPQEFRACFLKVKIQGPQEYMVRSHNAGGSHPRTQGQLYGLRDARSVRDPERPSTSAACVEFKCSGMLFDQRQVDRTLVTIMPQGSCRRVAVNGLLQDYLTRHPPSPPADDLSAFSMLAPLDPLGHNYGVYTVTDQSPRLAKEIAIGRCFDGSSDGFSREMKADAGTAVTFQCREPPAGRPSLFQRLLESPSTALGDIRREMGEVARAQARASGPLRTRRGRAQQ; via the exons ATGGCGTCACTGCCGACACTGCTCTGCCTCTGTGTTGCCGCCGCGCACCTGGCGGGGGCCCGAG gcACCACCACAGAGGAGCCCACAGTGACTGCGTGGGGCCTTGAAGGTTCATCATTGCGCCCTGGCCAGCCCTCACCAGCCCTGGAGGACTGGGAAG AGGCCAGCGAGTGGACATCCTGGTTCAACGTTGACCACCCGGGGGGCGACGGAGACTTCGAGAGCCTGGCTGCGATCCGCTTCTATTACGGGCCGGCGCGCGTGTGCCCGCGGCCGCTGGCGCTGGAGGCGCGCACCACGGACTGGGCCCTGCCATCAGCCGTCGGCGAGCGCGTGCACTTGAACCCCACGCGCGGTTTCTGGTGCCTCAACCGCGAGCAGCCTCGGGGCCGCAGCTGCTCCAACTACCACGTGCGCTTCCGCTGCCCGCTCG AGGCCACGTGGGGCGCGTGGGGTCCGTGGGGTCCCTGTTCAGGAAGCTGCGGGCCTGGCCGTCGCTtacgccgccgccgctgctcaaGCCCCGCTGGGGATGCGTGTCCTGGGCGTCCCTTGGAGGCGCAGAAATGTGTGAGGCCTCAGTGTCCAG GGTGTGGTCCCAACACCTGTGGGTGCCCCGACCACATCCTTCTGGGGTCGGTGGTCACCCCATCTGGGCGTCCGCTGCCAGGAGCCAGGGTCTCCCTGAGAGACTGGCCTGGCGTCGTGGCCACTAGCGATGCTCAGGGAACCTTCCAGATGCCTGGAGTCTGTGCCAGCAGCCGAGCCAACGTCAGTGCCCAAATGGATGGTTTCTCTGCAGGCGTGGCCCAGGCGCAGGCTAACAGCTCCCTATCTGCTGTGGTCACTGTTGTCCTTGATAAGCTGG AGAAACCCTATCTGGTGAAGCACCCCGAGTCCCGAGTGCGAGAGGTTGGCCAGAATGTGACCTTCTGCTGCAAAGCTTCAGGCACCCCCATGCCCAAGAAATACTCCTG GTTCCACAATGGGACCCTGCTGGACAGGCGAACGCACAGGTATGGGGCCCACCTGGAGCTGCATGGGCTTCACCCAGACCAGGCAGGCACCTACCACTGCAAAGCGTGGAATGACGCGGGGGCCGTGCGCTCGGGTACCGCCCGGCTCACTGTGCTTG CCCCAGGCCAGCCAGCCTGCAACCCCCAGCCCCGAGAACACTTCATCAAGCTTCCAGATGAGTGCACTCAGCCAGGCGGCAGCCCTGCCTACCTGGATGTAGGCCTCTGCCCTGAcaccctctgccccagccctgcaggctcGGGCCCCCGCTGTGGGGATACAGGCTCCCGCTGCTGCTCCGTGCGCCGCCTGGAGAGCAGGAAGATCCACTGCTCTGGCTCTCTCCTCCCAGTCAAGATAGTGGCTGAGTGTGGCTGCCAGAAATGTCTGCCCCCTCGGGGGCTGATCCGGGGACGTGTGGTGGCGGCTGACTCCAGGGAGCCCTTGCGCTTTGCCCAGATCCTCCTGGGCCGGGAGCCCATTGGCTTCACATCCTACCAGGGCGACTTCACCATCGAGGTGCCACCTTCCACCCAGAGGCTGGTGATTACTTTTGTGGACCCCAGGGGCCAGTTCGTGGACACTGTCAGGGTCCTGCCTTTTGACCCTCGAGGTGCTGGCGTGTACCACGAGGTCAAGGCCATGCGCAAGAAAGCCCCTGTCATCTTAGATGCCAGCCAGAGCAATACAATATCCCTTGGGGAGCTGGAAGACGAGGACCCCTTAGGTGAGCTGGTCATCCCGCCGGGAGCCTTCCGCAGAGCCGACGGTGAACCCTACTCTGGGCCTGTGGAGGCCCGGGTGACGTTCGTGGACCCTCGAGATCTTACCTCAGCGGCCGCGGCCCCCAGTGACCTACGCTTCGTGGACAGTGACGGGGAGCTGGCCCCACTGCGCACCTACGGCATGTTCTCCGTTGACCTCCGTGCCGCTGGCTCCGGGGAGCAGCTGCAGACTGGGCCGGTGGCCGTGCGCGTGGCCGCCAGCCAGATCCGAATGGCCGGTCACGTGGAGGCCCTGAAGCTGTGGTCACTGAACCCCGACACGGGCTTGTGGGAAGAGGAGAGCGGATTCCAGCGTGAAAGGTCGGCCGCCCCGCGGGTCCGCCGGGAGGAGCGGGTCTTCCTGGTGGGCAACGTGGAGATACGGGAGCGGCGTCTGTTCAACCTGGACGTGCCCGAGCGCCGCCGCTGCTTCGTCAAGGTGCGCGCCTACGCCAACGACAAGTTCACCCCCAATGAGCAGGTGGAGGGTGTGGTAGTCACTCTGGTCAACCTGGAGCCTGCCCCCGGCTACTCGGCCAATCCCCGCTCCTGGGGCCGCTTCGACAGCGCCGTCACCGGCCCTAACGGCGCCTGCCTCCCCGCCTTCTGCGATGCCGACCGGCCGGATGCCTACACCGCCCTGGTCACCGCCACCCTGGGCGGGGAGGAGCTGGAGCCCGCCCcgtcccggccccgccccctcgcGGCCACCGTGGGCGTGACCCAGCCCTACCTGGACAGGCTGGGTTACCGCCGTACCGACCACGATGACCCCTCCTTCAAACGCAATGGCTTCCGCATCAACCTGGCCAAACCCAGATCGGGCGACGCCGCCGAGGCCAACGGCCCCGTGTACCCGTGGCGCAGCCTGCGGGAGTGCCAGGAGGCCCCGGTGACCGCCAGCCACTTCCGCTTCTCTCGCGTGGAGGCTGACAAATATGAGTACAACGTGGTCCCCTTCCGCGAGGGCGCGCCGGCCTCCTGGACTGGAGATCTCCTGTCTTGGTGGCCCAACCCGCAGGAATTCCGGGCCTGCTTCCTTAAGGTGAAGATCCAGGGCCCCCAGGAGTACATGGTCCGCTCCCACAACGCAGGGGGCAGCCACCCGCGAACCCAGGGCCAGCTCTATGGGCTTCGGGATGCGCGCAGTGTCCGAGACCCTGAGCGCCCTAGCACATCTGCCGCCTGTGTGGAATTCAAGTGCAGCGGGATGCTGTTCGACCAGCGTCAGGTGGACAGGACGCTGGTGACCATCATGCCCCAGGGCAGCTGCCGGCGTGTGGCCGTCAACGGACTTCTGCAGGATTACTTGACCAggcaccccccatccccaccagccGATGACCTGTCTGCCTTCTCCATGTTGGCCCCGCTGGACCCTCTGGGTCACAATTATGGTGTCTATACAGTCACTGACCAGAGCCCACGGCTGGCCAAGGAGATCGCCATTGGCCGCTGCTTTGATGGCTCTTCTGATGGCTTCTCCAGGGAGATGAAGGCCGATGCTGGCACAGCTGTTACCTTTCAGTGCCGGGAGCCACCAGCGGGCCGGCCCAGCCTCTTCCAGAGACTGCTGGAGTCCCCATCGACAGCGCTTGGTGACATCCGCAGGGAGATGGGCGAGGTGGCCCGGGCACAGGCCCGAGCCTCGGGTCCCCTCCGCACCCGCCGAGGCAGGGCCCAGCAGTGA
- the CILP2 gene encoding cartilage intermediate layer protein 2 isoform X1: MASLPTLLCLCVAAAHLAGARGTTTEEPTVTAWGLEGSSLRPGQPSPALEDWEEASEWTSWFNVDHPGGDGDFESLAAIRFYYGPARVCPRPLALEARTTDWALPSAVGERVHLNPTRGFWCLNREQPRGRSCSNYHVRFRCPLEATWGAWGPWGPCSGSCGPGRRLRRRRCSSPAGDACPGRPLEAQKCVRPQCPGVAQAQANSSLSAVVTVVLDKLEKPYLVKHPESRVREVGQNVTFCCKASGTPMPKKYSWFHNGTLLDRRTHRYGAHLELHGLHPDQAGTYHCKAWNDAGAVRSGTARLTVLAPGQPACNPQPREHFIKLPDECTQPGGSPAYLDVGLCPDTLCPSPAGSGPRCGDTGSRCCSVRRLESRKIHCSGSLLPVKIVAECGCQKCLPPRGLIRGRVVAADSREPLRFAQILLGREPIGFTSYQGDFTIEVPPSTQRLVITFVDPRGQFVDTVRVLPFDPRGAGVYHEVKAMRKKAPVILDASQSNTISLGELEDEDPLGELVIPPGAFRRADGEPYSGPVEARVTFVDPRDLTSAAAAPSDLRFVDSDGELAPLRTYGMFSVDLRAAGSGEQLQTGPVAVRVAASQIRMAGHVEALKLWSLNPDTGLWEEESGFQRERSAAPRVRREERVFLVGNVEIRERRLFNLDVPERRRCFVKVRAYANDKFTPNEQVEGVVVTLVNLEPAPGYSANPRSWGRFDSAVTGPNGACLPAFCDADRPDAYTALVTATLGGEELEPAPSRPRPLAATVGVTQPYLDRLGYRRTDHDDPSFKRNGFRINLAKPRSGDAAEANGPVYPWRSLRECQEAPVTASHFRFSRVEADKYEYNVVPFREGAPASWTGDLLSWWPNPQEFRACFLKVKIQGPQEYMVRSHNAGGSHPRTQGQLYGLRDARSVRDPERPSTSAACVEFKCSGMLFDQRQVDRTLVTIMPQGSCRRVAVNGLLQDYLTRHPPSPPADDLSAFSMLAPLDPLGHNYGVYTVTDQSPRLAKEIAIGRCFDGSSDGFSREMKADAGTAVTFQCREPPAGRPSLFQRLLESPSTALGDIRREMGEVARAQARASGPLRTRRGRAQQ; this comes from the exons ATGGCGTCACTGCCGACACTGCTCTGCCTCTGTGTTGCCGCCGCGCACCTGGCGGGGGCCCGAG gcACCACCACAGAGGAGCCCACAGTGACTGCGTGGGGCCTTGAAGGTTCATCATTGCGCCCTGGCCAGCCCTCACCAGCCCTGGAGGACTGGGAAG AGGCCAGCGAGTGGACATCCTGGTTCAACGTTGACCACCCGGGGGGCGACGGAGACTTCGAGAGCCTGGCTGCGATCCGCTTCTATTACGGGCCGGCGCGCGTGTGCCCGCGGCCGCTGGCGCTGGAGGCGCGCACCACGGACTGGGCCCTGCCATCAGCCGTCGGCGAGCGCGTGCACTTGAACCCCACGCGCGGTTTCTGGTGCCTCAACCGCGAGCAGCCTCGGGGCCGCAGCTGCTCCAACTACCACGTGCGCTTCCGCTGCCCGCTCG AGGCCACGTGGGGCGCGTGGGGTCCGTGGGGTCCCTGTTCAGGAAGCTGCGGGCCTGGCCGTCGCTtacgccgccgccgctgctcaaGCCCCGCTGGGGATGCGTGTCCTGGGCGTCCCTTGGAGGCGCAGAAATGTGTGAGGCCTCAGTGTCCAG GCGTGGCCCAGGCGCAGGCTAACAGCTCCCTATCTGCTGTGGTCACTGTTGTCCTTGATAAGCTGG AGAAACCCTATCTGGTGAAGCACCCCGAGTCCCGAGTGCGAGAGGTTGGCCAGAATGTGACCTTCTGCTGCAAAGCTTCAGGCACCCCCATGCCCAAGAAATACTCCTG GTTCCACAATGGGACCCTGCTGGACAGGCGAACGCACAGGTATGGGGCCCACCTGGAGCTGCATGGGCTTCACCCAGACCAGGCAGGCACCTACCACTGCAAAGCGTGGAATGACGCGGGGGCCGTGCGCTCGGGTACCGCCCGGCTCACTGTGCTTG CCCCAGGCCAGCCAGCCTGCAACCCCCAGCCCCGAGAACACTTCATCAAGCTTCCAGATGAGTGCACTCAGCCAGGCGGCAGCCCTGCCTACCTGGATGTAGGCCTCTGCCCTGAcaccctctgccccagccctgcaggctcGGGCCCCCGCTGTGGGGATACAGGCTCCCGCTGCTGCTCCGTGCGCCGCCTGGAGAGCAGGAAGATCCACTGCTCTGGCTCTCTCCTCCCAGTCAAGATAGTGGCTGAGTGTGGCTGCCAGAAATGTCTGCCCCCTCGGGGGCTGATCCGGGGACGTGTGGTGGCGGCTGACTCCAGGGAGCCCTTGCGCTTTGCCCAGATCCTCCTGGGCCGGGAGCCCATTGGCTTCACATCCTACCAGGGCGACTTCACCATCGAGGTGCCACCTTCCACCCAGAGGCTGGTGATTACTTTTGTGGACCCCAGGGGCCAGTTCGTGGACACTGTCAGGGTCCTGCCTTTTGACCCTCGAGGTGCTGGCGTGTACCACGAGGTCAAGGCCATGCGCAAGAAAGCCCCTGTCATCTTAGATGCCAGCCAGAGCAATACAATATCCCTTGGGGAGCTGGAAGACGAGGACCCCTTAGGTGAGCTGGTCATCCCGCCGGGAGCCTTCCGCAGAGCCGACGGTGAACCCTACTCTGGGCCTGTGGAGGCCCGGGTGACGTTCGTGGACCCTCGAGATCTTACCTCAGCGGCCGCGGCCCCCAGTGACCTACGCTTCGTGGACAGTGACGGGGAGCTGGCCCCACTGCGCACCTACGGCATGTTCTCCGTTGACCTCCGTGCCGCTGGCTCCGGGGAGCAGCTGCAGACTGGGCCGGTGGCCGTGCGCGTGGCCGCCAGCCAGATCCGAATGGCCGGTCACGTGGAGGCCCTGAAGCTGTGGTCACTGAACCCCGACACGGGCTTGTGGGAAGAGGAGAGCGGATTCCAGCGTGAAAGGTCGGCCGCCCCGCGGGTCCGCCGGGAGGAGCGGGTCTTCCTGGTGGGCAACGTGGAGATACGGGAGCGGCGTCTGTTCAACCTGGACGTGCCCGAGCGCCGCCGCTGCTTCGTCAAGGTGCGCGCCTACGCCAACGACAAGTTCACCCCCAATGAGCAGGTGGAGGGTGTGGTAGTCACTCTGGTCAACCTGGAGCCTGCCCCCGGCTACTCGGCCAATCCCCGCTCCTGGGGCCGCTTCGACAGCGCCGTCACCGGCCCTAACGGCGCCTGCCTCCCCGCCTTCTGCGATGCCGACCGGCCGGATGCCTACACCGCCCTGGTCACCGCCACCCTGGGCGGGGAGGAGCTGGAGCCCGCCCcgtcccggccccgccccctcgcGGCCACCGTGGGCGTGACCCAGCCCTACCTGGACAGGCTGGGTTACCGCCGTACCGACCACGATGACCCCTCCTTCAAACGCAATGGCTTCCGCATCAACCTGGCCAAACCCAGATCGGGCGACGCCGCCGAGGCCAACGGCCCCGTGTACCCGTGGCGCAGCCTGCGGGAGTGCCAGGAGGCCCCGGTGACCGCCAGCCACTTCCGCTTCTCTCGCGTGGAGGCTGACAAATATGAGTACAACGTGGTCCCCTTCCGCGAGGGCGCGCCGGCCTCCTGGACTGGAGATCTCCTGTCTTGGTGGCCCAACCCGCAGGAATTCCGGGCCTGCTTCCTTAAGGTGAAGATCCAGGGCCCCCAGGAGTACATGGTCCGCTCCCACAACGCAGGGGGCAGCCACCCGCGAACCCAGGGCCAGCTCTATGGGCTTCGGGATGCGCGCAGTGTCCGAGACCCTGAGCGCCCTAGCACATCTGCCGCCTGTGTGGAATTCAAGTGCAGCGGGATGCTGTTCGACCAGCGTCAGGTGGACAGGACGCTGGTGACCATCATGCCCCAGGGCAGCTGCCGGCGTGTGGCCGTCAACGGACTTCTGCAGGATTACTTGACCAggcaccccccatccccaccagccGATGACCTGTCTGCCTTCTCCATGTTGGCCCCGCTGGACCCTCTGGGTCACAATTATGGTGTCTATACAGTCACTGACCAGAGCCCACGGCTGGCCAAGGAGATCGCCATTGGCCGCTGCTTTGATGGCTCTTCTGATGGCTTCTCCAGGGAGATGAAGGCCGATGCTGGCACAGCTGTTACCTTTCAGTGCCGGGAGCCACCAGCGGGCCGGCCCAGCCTCTTCCAGAGACTGCTGGAGTCCCCATCGACAGCGCTTGGTGACATCCGCAGGGAGATGGGCGAGGTGGCCCGGGCACAGGCCCGAGCCTCGGGTCCCCTCCGCACCCGCCGAGGCAGGGCCCAGCAGTGA